One Spartobacteria bacterium genomic region harbors:
- a CDS encoding CidA/LrgA family protein, with protein sequence MIKQIVYEVVTVVVIFAVGVFGSSFIPVPGSLISMGLFFILLRTKLLDVQKYQCVSTLILKNLAFFFIPPAVQIINSMDELTGSIVKLVVILAISNVLVMGVTGLVVQLFMNRTGEAS encoded by the coding sequence ATGATAAAGCAGATTGTTTATGAAGTGGTGACTGTTGTAGTCATTTTCGCGGTCGGCGTATTCGGATCATCCTTTATCCCGGTTCCGGGTAGCCTCATTAGTATGGGGCTGTTTTTCATACTGCTTAGAACAAAGTTGCTAGATGTGCAAAAGTATCAGTGTGTGTCCACACTGATACTTAAAAATCTGGCATTTTTTTTCATTCCGCCAGCGGTGCAGATCATCAATTCCATGGACGAGCTGACTGGCAGCATCGTGAAATTGGTGGTGATTCTGGCCATCAGCAATGTTCTTGTCATGGGGGTGACAGGGCTGGTGGTTCAGCTTTTTATGAACCGGACAGGGGAGGCGTCGTGA